One Streptomyces sp. B21-105 genomic region harbors:
- a CDS encoding tetratricopeptide repeat protein encodes MARKRTPNRALDNLLDQARWTRTQLAQQVNRLGPQAGLALTYDRTAVAHWIAGVQPKPQVRALIVEALSARLGRPVTHAEAGLKPAPSLMGSQNADTVEELIDLGRATMDPSRRSVLAATVFSAALSVPAFALPARAADESVTPGKKTVRIGSSQVQSIRTMTDRIADILDELGAGHAMPMASAFLVNTVGPWLRAQATEPVRRDMLAAASDLTYLTGWMAMYEKAHGLGQRYYVQALGLAREAEDHVTYCRTLRGMSLQASNLGYGPKALELADSAAEAAPSAGPRLVAFLRGQQAHSAAMVGLTQQAHARLKEAEAALSKADNRRDAIGGYDQTAYLFHVSHVLYEEKDFTGSIKALKQSIRLQPKQERQGRVHAYALLAQRQLRVGHLDAACESWSRFLDEYEHVSSNRGDDHFRTMSTELRRHPTAQPVRELARRAQHVAAAKAA; translated from the coding sequence ATGGCACGGAAGCGCACCCCCAACCGCGCCCTGGACAACCTGCTTGACCAGGCACGATGGACCAGGACCCAGCTCGCGCAGCAGGTAAACCGCCTCGGCCCTCAGGCAGGACTCGCCCTTACGTACGACCGCACCGCAGTAGCGCACTGGATTGCAGGAGTCCAGCCAAAACCCCAGGTCAGGGCGCTGATCGTCGAGGCTCTCTCGGCGCGGCTGGGACGACCCGTCACCCACGCGGAAGCCGGCCTGAAGCCCGCACCGTCACTCATGGGGTCCCAAAACGCTGACACTGTCGAGGAGTTGATCGACCTCGGAAGGGCAACCATGGATCCGTCCCGCCGCAGCGTGCTGGCTGCCACGGTCTTCTCTGCCGCACTGTCGGTTCCGGCGTTCGCCCTCCCCGCGCGAGCGGCTGATGAATCGGTGACCCCCGGCAAGAAGACCGTTCGTATCGGCTCCTCACAGGTGCAGTCGATCCGCACGATGACTGATCGGATCGCAGACATCCTCGACGAACTCGGTGCCGGGCACGCGATGCCCATGGCGTCCGCGTTCCTCGTCAACACCGTCGGCCCATGGCTCCGGGCACAGGCCACGGAACCCGTACGCAGGGACATGCTGGCCGCCGCGTCCGACCTCACGTACCTGACCGGCTGGATGGCCATGTACGAGAAGGCCCACGGCCTCGGACAGCGCTACTACGTCCAGGCCCTCGGCCTGGCCCGCGAGGCGGAAGACCACGTCACCTACTGCAGGACCCTGCGCGGCATGTCACTCCAGGCCTCCAACCTGGGCTACGGCCCCAAGGCTTTGGAACTCGCGGACTCCGCAGCAGAAGCAGCCCCCTCCGCAGGCCCGCGTCTCGTGGCGTTTCTACGCGGCCAGCAGGCCCACTCCGCGGCCATGGTGGGCCTGACGCAACAAGCCCACGCCCGTCTGAAGGAGGCGGAGGCCGCGCTGTCGAAAGCTGACAACCGCAGGGATGCGATCGGCGGCTACGACCAGACCGCCTACCTCTTCCATGTCTCCCACGTCCTCTACGAGGAGAAGGATTTCACGGGCTCGATCAAAGCCCTGAAACAGTCGATCCGCCTGCAGCCGAAGCAGGAACGCCAGGGCCGCGTACACGCCTACGCGCTTCTTGCGCAACGCCAGCTGCGTGTCGGTCACCTGGACGCGGCCTGCGAGAGCTGGTCACGATTCCTGGACGAGTACGAACACGTCTCATCCAACCGTGGCGACGACCACTTCCGCACGATGAGCACGGAACTGCGTCGGCACCCGACCGCCCAGCCTGTGCGTGAACTGGCGCGCCGAGCGCAGCATGTCGCCGCAGCCAAGGCGGCCTGA
- a CDS encoding trypsin-like serine peptidase has protein sequence MAQAIPVEEQEARETTPPASVREQGPRPFSPSHPFEGIKEVGTFFWAETDENGELFYRFCGGTVVRSPGKNLVATAAHCFDGNDQQQALAFVPQHSKRNPKPHGVYPIQKGQIYADPRYMRKGGDKAYTNLDFAILKTGARSDGKLVQDVVGAIELGINTGFDHPKTRVIGYPGFASKQDPLDCVTPAKKFTTGNDGEVKGGTFTEVNCDGYVSGTSGGPFITAGSESPKLIGVTGGWKTGGTSADTSYSSYFGDEIKRIYDAAVAGRIPAPIVLPAASMWKHAKDIQSGYFTLNGAVEDDRMDMVVMWTDGELSLYRGADKNLNYFDREFTLQKPNDLWADHAKQVVAGDFTGDNGSDLIVRWSDGEVTLYPSVDEKGFHGEKQLVAKNATWGQYAVSLTAGRFGGNQWQDDLVVRWSDGELTVYQNTGDKLGKEIKVHGRNETWTHAVELGSGDYSHGDVWDLVVRWSDGEVTCYGDFSGNGLGTEHNWKPANKLWTHAMIVSGGDYSDNPWPDDTIVRWSDGELSLHVDGNASGIGRENQLVAP, from the coding sequence ATGGCCCAGGCCATCCCGGTCGAAGAGCAGGAGGCGCGCGAGACGACGCCACCAGCCAGTGTGCGCGAGCAGGGACCGCGTCCGTTCTCCCCCTCGCACCCGTTCGAGGGGATCAAGGAAGTCGGCACCTTCTTTTGGGCCGAAACGGATGAGAATGGTGAGCTGTTCTACCGGTTCTGCGGCGGCACGGTGGTGAGGTCTCCCGGCAAGAACCTGGTGGCCACGGCCGCACACTGCTTCGATGGCAATGACCAGCAGCAGGCGCTCGCCTTCGTTCCTCAGCACAGCAAAAGGAACCCAAAGCCCCACGGTGTCTACCCGATCCAGAAGGGACAGATCTACGCGGACCCGCGCTATATGAGGAAAGGCGGGGACAAGGCGTACACCAACTTGGACTTCGCCATCCTGAAGACCGGCGCCCGGTCCGACGGAAAGCTCGTCCAGGATGTCGTCGGAGCCATCGAACTTGGCATCAACACCGGCTTCGACCACCCCAAGACCCGCGTCATCGGCTATCCGGGCTTCGCGTCGAAGCAGGACCCCCTGGACTGCGTGACACCGGCCAAGAAGTTCACCACGGGAAACGATGGCGAAGTGAAGGGCGGCACCTTCACCGAGGTTAACTGCGACGGCTATGTCTCCGGGACGTCCGGCGGGCCGTTCATTACCGCCGGCTCCGAGTCCCCGAAGCTCATCGGTGTGACCGGCGGCTGGAAGACCGGCGGCACCAGCGCCGACACATCATACTCGTCCTATTTCGGCGACGAGATCAAGCGGATCTACGACGCAGCCGTCGCTGGCCGGATACCCGCACCCATCGTGCTCCCTGCGGCTTCCATGTGGAAGCACGCCAAGGACATCCAGTCCGGCTATTTCACTCTCAACGGGGCCGTCGAGGACGACCGCATGGACATGGTCGTCATGTGGACGGACGGCGAACTATCGCTTTACCGCGGAGCGGATAAGAACCTTAACTACTTCGACCGCGAGTTCACTCTACAGAAACCCAACGACCTGTGGGCCGACCATGCCAAGCAGGTGGTCGCCGGTGACTTTACCGGGGACAACGGCTCGGATCTCATCGTGCGCTGGTCCGACGGAGAGGTGACGCTGTACCCCTCAGTGGACGAAAAGGGATTCCATGGCGAGAAGCAGCTCGTCGCCAAGAACGCCACGTGGGGCCAGTATGCGGTTTCCCTCACGGCAGGCCGCTTCGGTGGAAATCAGTGGCAAGACGATCTCGTGGTCCGCTGGTCGGACGGTGAACTGACCGTCTACCAGAATACGGGCGACAAGCTCGGCAAAGAGATTAAGGTGCACGGGCGCAATGAGACGTGGACGCACGCTGTGGAGCTGGGCTCCGGCGACTACTCCCATGGGGATGTCTGGGATTTGGTAGTTCGCTGGTCGGACGGCGAGGTCACTTGCTACGGCGATTTCTCCGGCAACGGGCTTGGCACCGAGCACAACTGGAAGCCCGCGAACAAGCTGTGGACCCACGCCATGATCGTCAGTGGTGGTGACTATTCGGACAATCCCTGGCCGGACGACACCATCGTGCGCTGGTCCGACGGTGAGCTGAGCCTGCACGTCGACGGAAACGCCTCCGGGATCGGCAGGGAGAATCAATTGGTTGCTCCCTAG
- a CDS encoding group II intron maturase-specific domain-containing protein — MSQQPPRDVLRRLNRIMRGWSNYFRYAVAKSTM; from the coding sequence TTGTCGCAACAGCCACCCAGGGACGTGCTGAGACGGCTCAACCGGATCATGCGCGGCTGGTCCAACTACTTCAGATACGCAGTCGCCAAGAGCACCATGTAA
- a CDS encoding ISAs1 family transposase — MLEKLGPLDADRIADLRPYLESVPDPRSRRGRWYSLTAILLVCACAAVCGAKSIDELAEFGERATNSLLASLGVRRHLLGWRRSPKPVTLGRVLQALDGDALDQAVGAYLADRHRITASADVPEARARQVIAVDGKALKGSARLDTPRRHLLSAVTHDRVATIAQVEVGAKTNEVRHFKPLLAPLDLADTVVTFDALHSVKANITWLVETKKAHYIAVIKTNQPTAYAQLAALPWTSIKVQHTASATAHGRRESRSIKTCAIADNLGGIAFPHAHLAIRVHRRRKPTGRPETRENVYAVTSLAAHQTRPADLAAAIREHWGIENSSHYIRDVTFAEDASTIHAGTAPRAMATIRNLAIGTLKILGADNIAKTTRALRHEPERALAILGITNNPDTHGT; from the coding sequence GTGCTGGAGAAGCTGGGGCCGCTGGATGCGGACCGGATCGCTGACCTGCGTCCCTACCTCGAATCGGTTCCGGATCCGCGCTCACGCCGGGGCCGGTGGTACTCGCTGACGGCGATCTTGCTGGTGTGCGCCTGCGCGGCCGTCTGCGGCGCGAAGAGCATCGACGAACTCGCCGAGTTCGGCGAGCGGGCCACGAACTCGCTGCTGGCGTCCCTCGGGGTACGCCGTCACCTGCTCGGCTGGCGGCGCAGCCCCAAACCGGTCACTCTCGGACGCGTCCTTCAGGCACTTGACGGCGACGCCCTGGACCAGGCCGTTGGCGCCTACCTGGCCGACCGGCACCGCATCACCGCGTCCGCGGACGTGCCCGAGGCCCGAGCGCGGCAGGTCATCGCCGTGGACGGCAAGGCCCTCAAGGGCTCAGCCCGCCTGGACACGCCGCGCCGTCACCTGCTCTCGGCGGTCACCCACGACCGCGTCGCCACGATCGCCCAGGTCGAAGTCGGTGCGAAGACCAACGAAGTGCGCCACTTCAAGCCCCTGCTGGCACCACTCGACCTCGCCGACACCGTCGTCACCTTCGATGCCCTCCATTCGGTGAAGGCCAACATCACCTGGCTGGTCGAGACGAAGAAGGCCCACTACATCGCCGTCATCAAGACCAACCAGCCCACCGCCTACGCCCAGCTCGCCGCCCTGCCCTGGACATCGATCAAGGTCCAGCACACCGCCTCCGCCACCGCCCACGGCCGCCGCGAGTCCCGCTCGATCAAGACCTGCGCCATCGCCGACAACCTCGGCGGCATCGCTTTCCCCCACGCCCACCTCGCCATCCGGGTCCACCGCCGCCGCAAGCCCACCGGCCGGCCCGAAACCCGCGAGAACGTCTACGCGGTCACCAGCCTCGCCGCCCATCAAACCCGCCCCGCCGACCTCGCCGCCGCCATTCGCGAGCACTGGGGAATCGAAAATTCCTCCCACTACATCCGAGATGTCACGTTCGCTGAGGACGCCTCGACTATTCACGCCGGAACCGCACCCCGCGCCATGGCCACCATCCGCAACCTCGCCATCGGCACCCTGAAGATCCTCGGAGCCGACAACATCGCCAAGACCACCCGAGCCCTCCGCCACGAACCAGAACGAGCACTCGCCATCCTGGGCATCACCAACAACCCGGACACTCACGGAACTTGA
- a CDS encoding reverse transcriptase domain-containing protein, with translation MKDKHVLLLVKAFLKTGVMTETGHFEDNPTGTPQGGVRSPLLANIALSALDEHAHGPWRPGGAMGSPVSRALRRRRGLPNWRIVRYADDFVVLVFGSCDDAKALREEIADVLAPLGLRFSESKTRVVHMSEGFDFLGFRLQWKRKRGTDKWYVYTFIADRPIRSLKDKIRALTPQGLIKFRECPGCW, from the coding sequence GTGAAGGACAAGCATGTGCTGCTGCTGGTCAAGGCGTTCCTCAAGACCGGGGTAATGACCGAAACCGGCCACTTCGAGGACAACCCGACTGGCACGCCGCAAGGAGGCGTCCGGTCCCCACTGCTGGCCAACATCGCCCTGAGCGCGCTCGATGAGCACGCTCACGGGCCGTGGCGGCCAGGCGGGGCCATGGGCAGCCCCGTAAGTCGCGCCCTCCGCCGCCGGAGGGGACTGCCGAACTGGCGGATCGTCCGCTACGCGGACGATTTCGTCGTGCTCGTGTTCGGCAGCTGTGACGATGCGAAAGCCCTGCGCGAGGAAATCGCTGATGTGCTCGCGCCGCTGGGACTTCGGTTCTCCGAATCCAAGACCCGCGTCGTGCACATGAGCGAAGGGTTCGACTTCCTTGGGTTCCGCCTCCAGTGGAAACGCAAGCGAGGTACGGACAAGTGGTACGTCTACACCTTCATCGCCGACCGGCCCATCCGGTCCTTGAAGGACAAGATTCGTGCCCTGACACCCCAGGGCTTGATCAAGTTCCGTGAGTGTCCGGGTTGTTGGTGA
- a CDS encoding IS4 family transposase, with product MEPQFGDRIRLGVLTEEITPEVVDEVLELTGRAERRRRLLPARAVVYFVLALCLFSSSDSTGPPGYRVVLRTLTEKLRHLPGGLVQRLPTSSALTRARQRLGDKPFQALFERRCGAQATPATPGAFAFGLRLVAWDGTALDVPDTAGNAAAFGFTGRDGTNKSGNPQVRLMSLIECGTHAIIDAAFDSIARFSEHKLARRLLASLRPGMLLLADRNFAGHELWGLVEATGCHLAWRIKKNLVLPPLWVLPDGSYVSVMPTPAEGQRLGNARFHGRTPTGLPQGHLVRIIDYTVTVRSQDRPALTEKFRLATSLLDHRQAPARQLAQLYHQRWEIENGFAELKNRLRGAGFILRSKTPELICQEVYALLTVYQALSALKVHAAEQGEVDPDRISFTTMVQLARLTTAGQTAANPQILCTARLEVVQELLNDLLPPRRDRRCQRLKKPPRNTFEAKRRDEPRPPSRVSYSLKVTGNPGHLSSPAETP from the coding sequence TTGGAGCCGCAGTTCGGCGACCGGATCCGACTCGGCGTACTCACTGAGGAGATCACCCCCGAAGTGGTCGACGAGGTACTGGAGTTGACCGGAAGGGCCGAGCGCCGCCGCAGGCTCCTGCCGGCCCGCGCGGTGGTCTACTTCGTCCTGGCTCTCTGCCTGTTCAGCAGCTCCGACAGCACCGGGCCGCCGGGATACCGGGTGGTCCTGCGGACCCTGACCGAGAAACTGCGGCACCTGCCGGGCGGCCTCGTCCAGCGCCTGCCCACCAGTTCGGCCCTCACCAGAGCCCGCCAGCGCCTGGGCGACAAGCCGTTCCAGGCGCTCTTCGAACGCCGGTGCGGCGCCCAGGCGACACCCGCGACCCCAGGAGCGTTCGCCTTCGGCCTGCGGCTGGTCGCCTGGGACGGCACCGCGCTGGACGTACCGGACACCGCCGGGAACGCTGCCGCGTTCGGATTCACCGGCCGCGACGGCACCAACAAGAGCGGAAACCCGCAGGTCAGACTGATGTCTCTGATCGAGTGCGGCACCCACGCCATCATCGACGCGGCCTTCGACTCGATCGCCAGATTCAGCGAGCACAAGCTCGCCCGACGCCTGCTTGCCTCCCTGCGGCCGGGCATGCTGCTGCTGGCCGACCGCAACTTCGCCGGCCACGAGTTGTGGGGCCTGGTCGAGGCGACCGGCTGCCACCTCGCATGGCGGATCAAGAAGAACCTCGTCCTGCCACCGCTGTGGGTGCTGCCCGACGGCTCGTACGTGTCCGTCATGCCCACCCCCGCCGAGGGCCAGCGCCTGGGCAACGCCCGCTTCCACGGCCGCACCCCGACAGGGCTGCCTCAAGGACACCTCGTGCGCATCATCGACTACACCGTCACCGTCCGGTCCCAGGACAGGCCGGCCCTAACCGAGAAGTTCCGCCTGGCGACCAGCCTGCTCGACCACCGGCAGGCGCCCGCACGGCAGTTGGCCCAGCTCTACCACCAGCGCTGGGAGATCGAGAACGGCTTCGCGGAACTCAAAAACCGGCTACGAGGCGCCGGCTTCATCCTGCGCTCCAAGACCCCCGAGCTCATCTGCCAGGAGGTCTACGCACTCCTCACCGTCTACCAGGCACTGTCCGCGCTCAAAGTCCACGCAGCCGAACAGGGCGAGGTCGATCCCGACCGGATCTCCTTCACCACGATGGTGCAGCTCGCCCGGCTCACAACCGCCGGACAGACCGCAGCGAACCCGCAGATCCTGTGCACCGCCCGACTCGAAGTCGTCCAGGAACTCCTCAACGACCTCCTTCCCCCACGCCGCGACCGCCGCTGCCAACGACTGAAGAAACCACCGAGGAACACCTTCGAAGCCAAACGCCGGGACGAGCCCCGCCCTCCCAGCCGCGTCAGCTACTCACTCAAAGTCACGGGGAACCCAGGACACCTATCCTCACCTGCGGAAACACCCTAA